A region from the Stigmatella erecta genome encodes:
- a CDS encoding MFS transporter → MNPSQVAGRTPLAVFYFLYFGTVGITQPFLPAYLRSLDLSTSQVGLLLALSPLMSLVTPPVWGHLADRTGQIGRILTVLAVGATLCFAPLLKVDHFLALLATLAAFAAFSSSITPMVDSLALNRVAQVGGSYAHLRLFGSLGFVVITTSFGLMAQRVDARIVAVPLALLGLLALWSFTLHGRSASGASRHPLAGFQLLRGNTDLRWMLAATCLHWMACTPYNGMLAIHVLSLGLPPSVVGLSAGTAVTAEVAAMLLYPRFADRIAPRHLLCVAFGLSALRWLGMAFVTSALPLIALALVHSLTFGIFYVASVAFMARRIPVHLRATGQGLFSAITMGIGGLVGSASSGVGYALLGGHGLFAVAAGLEVVAALLVLQVSPPLSPPPDVAPVQAPAP, encoded by the coding sequence ATGAACCCTTCCCAGGTGGCCGGACGGACACCCCTCGCGGTCTTCTATTTCCTCTACTTCGGCACCGTCGGCATCACCCAGCCGTTCCTGCCCGCCTACCTGCGCTCGCTGGATCTCTCGACCTCCCAGGTGGGCCTGCTGCTGGCGCTCTCGCCGCTCATGTCCCTGGTGACGCCCCCCGTGTGGGGCCATCTTGCTGACCGCACGGGTCAGATTGGACGCATCCTGACCGTGCTGGCCGTGGGCGCCACGCTCTGCTTCGCCCCCCTGCTGAAGGTGGATCACTTCCTGGCCTTGCTGGCCACCCTGGCGGCCTTCGCGGCCTTCTCCTCCTCCATCACCCCCATGGTGGACAGCCTGGCACTCAACCGCGTGGCCCAGGTGGGTGGCAGCTATGCGCACCTGCGCCTCTTCGGCTCGCTGGGCTTCGTGGTGATCACCACCTCCTTTGGCCTGATGGCGCAGCGCGTAGATGCGCGCATCGTGGCCGTGCCCTTGGCGCTGCTGGGGCTGCTGGCGCTCTGGAGTTTCACCCTGCACGGGCGCTCCGCGTCTGGCGCTTCGCGTCATCCCCTGGCGGGCTTTCAGCTGCTGCGCGGGAACACGGATCTGCGCTGGATGCTGGCGGCCACCTGCCTCCACTGGATGGCGTGCACGCCCTACAACGGCATGCTGGCCATTCACGTCCTGTCGCTCGGGCTGCCCCCGTCCGTGGTGGGGCTCTCGGCGGGAACCGCCGTGACGGCGGAGGTGGCCGCCATGCTCCTGTACCCGCGCTTCGCCGACCGCATCGCCCCCCGGCACCTGCTGTGCGTGGCCTTTGGCCTGAGCGCCCTGCGCTGGCTCGGCATGGCCTTCGTCACCTCCGCCCTGCCGCTCATCGCGCTGGCGCTCGTGCACTCGCTGACGTTTGGCATCTTCTATGTCGCCAGCGTGGCCTTCATGGCCCGGCGCATCCCCGTGCACCTGCGGGCCACCGGGCAGGGGCTGTTCTCCGCCATCACGATGGGCATCGGGGGGCTGGTGGGCTCCGCGTCCTCGGGCGTGGGCTACGCGCTGCTCGGGGGCCATGGCCTCTTCGCCGTGGCCGCCGGGCTGGAAGTCGTGGCCGCGCTGCTCGTCCTCCAGGTGTCCCCTCCGCTGAGCCCCCCTCCGGACGTGGCCCCCGTGCAAGCCCCCGCACCGTGA
- a CDS encoding GNAT family N-acetyltransferase: MSDSENTQPVTIAQVQNEAELFQALAIREVVFIEEQHVPEGIERDAEDAKAYHVLAIQGGHAVGTGRLAMLAEPPEGKAGRWAKIGRMAVLQSHRKARIGSKLLTTLEEEARRRGVTGIILHAQLFALEFYKKHGYEPVGGVFMEAGLEHLAMQKQF, from the coding sequence ATGTCCGACTCGGAGAACACACAGCCCGTCACCATCGCCCAGGTCCAGAACGAGGCGGAGCTCTTCCAAGCGCTGGCCATCCGGGAAGTGGTGTTCATCGAGGAGCAACACGTCCCCGAGGGCATCGAGCGCGACGCGGAGGACGCGAAGGCCTACCACGTGCTCGCCATCCAGGGCGGACACGCCGTGGGCACGGGGCGGCTGGCGATGCTGGCCGAGCCGCCCGAGGGCAAGGCGGGGCGCTGGGCGAAGATCGGCCGCATGGCGGTGCTCCAGTCGCACCGCAAGGCGCGCATCGGCTCCAAGCTGCTCACCACGCTGGAGGAGGAAGCGCGGCGCCGGGGCGTCACCGGCATCATCCTGCACGCGCAGCTCTTCGCGCTCGAGTTCTACAAGAAGCACGGCTACGAGCCGGTGGGCGGCGTCTTCATGGAAGCCGGCCTCGAGCACCTGGCGATGCAGAAGCAGTTCTGA
- the cglB gene encoding adventurous gliding motility lipoprotein CglB has protein sequence MRAKLSLLSAFAAGLVGGAAVSGCQTYDFEPVAPLALAQTTVGDTVTAQALKPNLMVLLDTSGSMTLPVDTRDPDCTKRFDGTPLPAGQEYCGQTSATACNTDLCPTRWSELQGAMSRFLSESGSVARMGLTTYPGPAAGTNSLRCEASSVVNKTIPQADDDPSLQAAASGIQSVILGIPNRGTGAPSGGTPTSLSLQFVGQQPDVQATDRDNFVLLLTDGLPNCNPENANSGTNVDACQCTLANIGTTTGCQGDYVRRGCLDKDASVVAVEDLKKKDIRTIVVGFGAETATGNGPATLNAMATAGDFARSCRDDPDACGAGDTCDATTKLCGRRFYQAANQEELAEALREIIDLVGSKDICLLALAPEQLPTDNNANLVVVYVNDQITASGADTWSLTDKGVQFAGATCERIKNSTPANPIKLEVRAVQKK, from the coding sequence ATGCGTGCCAAGCTGTCCCTTCTGAGCGCCTTCGCCGCCGGACTTGTCGGCGGGGCGGCCGTGTCCGGCTGTCAGACCTACGATTTCGAGCCGGTGGCGCCGCTCGCCCTGGCCCAGACGACGGTGGGAGACACCGTCACGGCCCAGGCGCTGAAGCCCAACCTGATGGTGCTGCTGGACACCTCGGGCTCCATGACGTTGCCGGTGGATACCCGGGATCCGGACTGCACCAAGAGGTTCGATGGCACCCCGCTGCCAGCCGGTCAAGAGTACTGCGGCCAGACGTCGGCCACTGCGTGCAACACGGACTTGTGCCCTACGCGCTGGAGCGAGCTGCAGGGCGCCATGTCTCGCTTCCTCTCGGAGAGCGGCAGCGTGGCGCGCATGGGCCTGACGACGTACCCGGGCCCTGCGGCGGGCACCAACAGCCTGCGGTGCGAGGCGTCGTCCGTGGTGAACAAGACCATTCCCCAGGCCGATGACGACCCGTCGCTCCAGGCGGCGGCGAGCGGCATCCAGAGCGTGATTCTGGGCATCCCCAACAGGGGCACGGGGGCGCCCTCCGGCGGTACCCCGACGAGCTTGAGCCTCCAGTTCGTGGGGCAGCAGCCGGATGTGCAGGCGACGGACCGCGACAACTTCGTCCTGCTGCTGACGGACGGTCTGCCCAACTGCAACCCGGAGAACGCTAACTCGGGCACGAACGTCGATGCGTGCCAGTGCACCCTGGCGAACATTGGCACCACCACCGGCTGCCAGGGTGACTACGTCCGGCGTGGGTGCCTGGACAAGGACGCGTCCGTGGTGGCGGTCGAGGACCTGAAGAAAAAGGACATCCGCACCATCGTCGTGGGCTTCGGCGCCGAGACGGCCACGGGCAACGGTCCGGCCACGCTCAACGCCATGGCCACCGCGGGCGACTTCGCCCGGAGCTGCCGGGACGACCCGGACGCCTGTGGCGCGGGCGACACCTGCGATGCCACGACCAAGCTGTGCGGCCGGCGCTTCTACCAGGCGGCCAACCAGGAGGAACTGGCCGAGGCACTCCGGGAGATCATCGACCTGGTGGGCAGCAAGGACATCTGCCTGCTTGCCCTGGCACCAGAGCAGCTTCCCACGGACAACAATGCCAACCTGGTGGTCGTCTACGTGAACGACCAGATTACCGCCTCGGGGGCGGACACCTGGTCGCTGACCGACAAGGGTGTGCAATTCGCGGGCGCCACGTGCGAGCGCATTAAGAACTCGACGCCGGCCAACCCCATCAAGCTCGAGGTTCGGGCCGTGCAGAAGAAGTAG
- the rlmB gene encoding 23S rRNA (guanosine(2251)-2'-O)-methyltransferase RlmB, whose translation MRDRSSQSPEPRERGERYVYGVNPVLEALRARPDEVERLFIVEGQLGSKAAAEILSRARDAGIRTERVARERLASLAEGGVHQGVAAELRGFQYVEVQDLLKAAKASGRPPLVVVLDGIQDPHNLGAIIRSAHALGAHGIVIAKDRAVQVTGVVAKASAGAVEYCPIARVVNISRALEELKEAGLWVAAADAHAKEPLWGARLDGPLAVVVGAEGAGVREGVLKHCDFRLGIPMVGKVGSLNASVSAAVLLYEVARQRGGPRPPGSRRGDQTP comes from the coding sequence ATGCGTGACCGTTCGTCTCAGAGCCCCGAGCCCCGCGAGCGGGGTGAGCGCTACGTGTACGGGGTGAACCCGGTCCTGGAAGCCCTGCGGGCGCGGCCGGACGAGGTGGAGCGCCTCTTCATCGTCGAGGGGCAGCTGGGCTCCAAGGCGGCGGCGGAGATTCTCAGCCGGGCCCGGGACGCAGGCATCCGGACGGAGCGGGTGGCGCGCGAGCGCCTGGCCTCGCTGGCCGAAGGAGGGGTCCACCAGGGCGTGGCGGCGGAGCTCCGGGGCTTCCAGTACGTGGAGGTGCAGGATCTGCTCAAGGCGGCGAAGGCCAGTGGCCGTCCCCCCCTGGTGGTCGTCCTGGACGGCATCCAGGACCCCCACAACCTGGGGGCCATCATCCGCTCGGCGCACGCGCTGGGCGCACACGGCATCGTCATCGCCAAGGACCGGGCGGTTCAGGTGACGGGGGTGGTCGCCAAGGCGTCCGCGGGGGCGGTGGAGTACTGCCCCATCGCCCGGGTGGTGAACATTTCCCGGGCCCTGGAGGAACTCAAGGAGGCCGGGCTCTGGGTGGCGGCGGCGGATGCCCACGCGAAGGAACCCCTGTGGGGCGCTCGCCTGGACGGTCCACTGGCGGTGGTCGTAGGGGCAGAGGGGGCAGGTGTGCGAGAGGGCGTGCTCAAGCACTGCGACTTCCGCCTGGGAATTCCCATGGTGGGGAAGGTGGGTTCACTCAACGCCTCGGTCTCGGCGGCGGTTCTGCTATATGAGGTTGCGCGTCAGCGGGGAGGTCCTCGGCCGCCTGGAAGCCGCAGGGGGGATCAAACTCCTTGA
- a CDS encoding ATP-grasp domain-containing protein produces MKITILSRSASIPSTRRLAEAGRARGHQVRVLNPGRVEIHLDGGQPSLYYKRKVLSLGDLVIPRIALSINSYGLAVVNQFGMCGVPLMNTAQAIAQSRNKMRSLQLLSANGIDIPATVMAREAADLKEMVGLVGGVPVLVKLLQGQEKHGVMVCESLQSLEAALEAVLGLGHNLVVQQYVKSTGQDVRVLVVGGHAVAAVWRRPKVGRLSRTLIKGARLEGVQLTEAWRGVAERTARLVGLEVAAVDLLDVKGQPKVFEVNSSPALTEMEAASGMDLATPIIERAEALVAGAPRVDQDERIRFPPGAPREVSSPPKGAGRSPRKASAGA; encoded by the coding sequence ATGAAGATCACGATCCTCTCGCGTTCTGCCTCCATTCCGTCCACCCGGCGCTTGGCCGAGGCTGGGCGTGCGAGAGGGCATCAGGTTCGAGTCTTGAACCCCGGGCGGGTCGAGATTCACCTGGATGGAGGCCAGCCCAGCCTCTATTACAAGCGCAAGGTCCTCTCCCTGGGAGACCTGGTCATCCCGCGCATCGCCCTGTCCATCAACAGCTACGGGCTGGCGGTGGTGAACCAGTTCGGCATGTGCGGGGTGCCGCTGATGAACACGGCCCAGGCCATCGCACAGTCGCGCAACAAGATGCGCTCGCTGCAGCTGCTCTCCGCCAACGGCATCGACATTCCGGCCACGGTGATGGCGCGTGAAGCGGCCGACCTCAAGGAGATGGTGGGGTTGGTGGGCGGGGTGCCGGTGCTGGTGAAGCTCCTGCAAGGGCAGGAGAAGCACGGGGTCATGGTGTGCGAGAGCCTCCAGTCCCTGGAAGCCGCGCTGGAGGCCGTGCTCGGGCTGGGACACAACCTCGTGGTGCAGCAGTACGTGAAGAGCACGGGGCAGGACGTGCGGGTGCTGGTGGTGGGAGGCCACGCGGTGGCGGCGGTCTGGCGCCGTCCGAAGGTGGGACGCCTCTCCCGGACGCTGATCAAGGGCGCCCGCCTGGAAGGCGTCCAGCTGACCGAGGCCTGGCGCGGGGTGGCCGAGCGGACGGCGCGGCTGGTGGGGCTGGAGGTCGCGGCCGTGGATCTGCTGGATGTGAAGGGCCAGCCCAAGGTCTTCGAAGTGAACAGCTCGCCTGCGCTCACGGAGATGGAGGCCGCGTCGGGGATGGACCTGGCCACCCCCATCATCGAGCGGGCCGAGGCGCTGGTGGCTGGTGCCCCGCGCGTGGATCAAGACGAACGGATCCGGTTCCCACCGGGAGCGCCGAGGGAGGTGTCGTCCCCCCCGAAGGGCGCGGGACGGTCTCCCCGGAAGGCGTCGGCCGGGGCGTGA
- a CDS encoding HAD family hydrolase, whose product MRPMRPTVLLFDIDGTLVTTGGAGRRSIARAFEKLYRRPDACSSFSLSGMTDRAIVRKAMGIIGVEPRPEAIDELLATYLGLLAEEVKQAVDHEYFVHAGMREAVLEARGRSGVAVGIGTGNVREGARIKLERVGIYEQFAFGGFGCDHEDRVELIRHGASCGAKLLDAPLQECRVVVIGDTPKDVAAAKGIGALCIGVGTGQFTPQALLEAGADFAFSDFTARGAIDALLQDR is encoded by the coding sequence ATGAGGCCCATGCGTCCAACCGTGCTCCTCTTCGACATCGACGGCACCCTCGTCACCACCGGTGGCGCGGGACGCCGTTCCATCGCTCGCGCCTTCGAGAAGCTCTACCGCCGCCCCGATGCGTGCAGCTCGTTCAGCCTCTCCGGCATGACCGACCGGGCCATCGTGCGCAAGGCCATGGGCATCATCGGCGTCGAGCCTCGCCCCGAGGCCATCGATGAGCTGCTCGCCACCTACCTGGGCCTCCTCGCCGAGGAGGTGAAGCAGGCCGTGGACCACGAATACTTCGTCCACGCCGGCATGCGCGAAGCCGTCCTGGAAGCCCGGGGCCGCTCGGGAGTCGCCGTGGGCATCGGCACCGGCAATGTACGCGAAGGCGCCCGGATCAAGCTGGAGCGGGTGGGCATCTACGAGCAGTTCGCCTTTGGCGGCTTCGGCTGTGACCACGAAGACCGCGTGGAGCTCATCCGCCACGGGGCCTCGTGTGGCGCGAAGCTGCTCGACGCTCCCCTGCAGGAGTGCCGCGTGGTCGTCATTGGCGACACGCCCAAGGATGTCGCCGCCGCCAAGGGCATCGGCGCGCTCTGCATCGGCGTGGGGACGGGCCAGTTCACCCCCCAGGCACTCCTGGAGGCGGGGGCCGATTTCGCCTTCTCCGACTTCACCGCCCGGGGAGCGATCGACGCGCTCCTGCAGGACCGCTGA
- a CDS encoding HEAT repeat domain-containing protein gives MKMPTVPRGSPLPHLGLTALLLVGPGASLQAATAPAGVRGEVLSLLDRAGAVPQETEWKPLGPAALGVLEELAADPQAPAQRRSRAVTFMAAVDHPQATDRLQAFLQNGDTQPDLRASAATALGLRVGTGAVPTLLPFLQDRSDPVREAVARALGRLGGAQVQQALEERLPQEEVPGVREALQQGLTFSLP, from the coding sequence ATGAAGATGCCCACCGTGCCCCGAGGTTCTCCCCTGCCGCACCTGGGACTGACGGCCCTGTTGCTCGTGGGTCCGGGAGCCTCCCTCCAGGCCGCGACGGCTCCCGCGGGAGTCCGCGGCGAAGTGCTGTCGCTGCTCGACCGCGCCGGGGCCGTTCCCCAGGAGACGGAGTGGAAGCCCCTGGGGCCCGCAGCCCTGGGCGTTCTCGAGGAACTGGCCGCCGACCCCCAGGCACCTGCCCAGAGGCGCTCCCGGGCCGTGACGTTCATGGCGGCCGTGGATCACCCCCAGGCCACGGACCGGCTCCAGGCGTTTCTCCAGAACGGCGACACCCAGCCGGACCTCCGGGCCAGTGCCGCCACCGCCCTGGGCCTGCGCGTGGGCACCGGGGCCGTTCCCACCCTCCTGCCCTTCCTTCAGGACCGCAGTGACCCGGTCCGGGAGGCCGTCGCGCGGGCGCTCGGGCGCCTGGGCGGCGCGCAGGTCCAGCAAGCCCTGGAGGAGCGCCTTCCCCAGGAGGAGGTTCCCGGGGTGCGCGAGGCCCTCCAGCAGGGGCTCACCTTCTCATTGCCCTGA
- the hrpB gene encoding ATP-dependent helicase HrpB produces MSEATLPIDPLLPEIVSTLREARALVLEAPPGAGKTTRVPRALLAAGLGKGKEIIVLQPRRLPTRLAAQRVSDELGERVGETVGYQVRFEDVRGPKTRLSFVTEGVLGRRLLTDPTLRDVGAVVLDEFHERHLSADISLALLRRLQEGARPDLKLVVMSATLDAGPIRTYLSGCPGLRSEGRRFDVTHEYLPTADDRHLDAQVLSAIKRVFTAGLDGDILVFLPGAGEIRRARDACAEFAERHGVDVLPLHGDLSPSEQDRAVRRSPRRKIILSTNVAETSVTIDGVAVVIDSGLARVASHSPWSGLPTLKLSKVSRASATQRAGRAGRTRAGHCLRLYTQHDFDGRPEQDAPEIRRVDLAETVLALRSSGVRDLATFPFFEPPPAAALEAAETLLRRLGAVDKEGRVTPMGERLLRFPVHPRQARIIVEGEQRGVGADATVLAALMGERDIRREARAHLGAGSRASAVVSGPSDLLELTERFREAERADFATGRLHSLSLEAGAVQSVDRVQRQLRRAVRDKGPRPSRPEAVEEALMLSVLAGYPDRVAKRRRARSPELLLFGGGTASLSEMSVVQDAELMVAVDAEERPGKGAVVRLASAVEPEWLLDLYPDALEELDALQWNAESRRVERITRLSYGNLVLEETRAPAPASEETARVLVEAALAAGPERFADPEALTQWRTRVALLAQAFPEARFPTVDAAFLRDSLASLCSGARSFADLEGVSLLDALSARLTSEQARLLSSHAPERVTLPGGRGVKVNYEPGKPPWIESRLQDFFGMAQGPSVGAGRVPLVLHLLAPNMRAVQVTTDLAGFWERHYPAIRKELGRKYPRHSWPEDPRHAQPPAPRPPRR; encoded by the coding sequence ATGTCCGAAGCCACCCTGCCCATTGATCCGCTCCTTCCGGAGATCGTCTCCACGCTGCGGGAGGCGCGTGCGCTCGTGCTGGAGGCGCCTCCGGGCGCCGGCAAGACGACCCGGGTCCCCCGCGCACTGCTGGCGGCGGGGCTGGGCAAGGGAAAGGAAATCATCGTTCTTCAACCCCGGCGGCTGCCCACCCGGCTCGCCGCGCAGCGCGTGTCGGACGAGCTGGGCGAGCGCGTCGGGGAGACCGTCGGCTACCAGGTCCGCTTCGAGGATGTCCGGGGCCCCAAGACGCGCCTGTCCTTCGTCACCGAGGGCGTCCTGGGCCGGCGTCTCCTGACCGATCCCACCCTGCGCGACGTGGGCGCCGTCGTCCTCGATGAGTTCCACGAGCGGCACCTGTCGGCGGACATCTCGCTCGCCCTGCTCCGCAGGCTTCAGGAAGGCGCCCGGCCCGACCTCAAGCTCGTCGTCATGTCGGCGACCCTCGATGCGGGGCCCATCCGGACCTACCTGTCCGGCTGCCCTGGCCTGCGCTCCGAAGGCCGGCGCTTCGACGTCACCCACGAGTACCTCCCCACCGCCGATGACCGGCACCTCGATGCCCAGGTGCTCTCGGCCATCAAGCGCGTGTTCACCGCGGGGCTCGATGGCGACATCCTCGTCTTCCTGCCCGGCGCCGGGGAGATCCGCCGCGCCCGCGACGCCTGTGCCGAGTTCGCCGAGCGGCATGGCGTGGATGTCCTGCCCCTGCACGGCGACCTGTCCCCGTCCGAGCAGGATCGCGCCGTGCGCCGCAGCCCCCGCCGGAAGATCATCCTCTCCACCAACGTGGCCGAGACCTCCGTCACCATCGATGGCGTGGCCGTGGTCATCGACAGCGGTCTGGCGCGCGTGGCCTCCCACTCCCCGTGGTCCGGCCTGCCCACGCTCAAGCTGTCCAAGGTCAGCCGGGCCTCCGCCACCCAGCGCGCCGGCCGTGCGGGCCGCACCCGCGCGGGCCACTGCCTGAGGCTCTACACCCAGCACGATTTCGACGGCCGCCCGGAGCAGGATGCGCCGGAGATCCGCCGGGTGGACCTCGCAGAGACGGTGCTGGCCCTGCGCTCCTCGGGGGTGAGGGACCTGGCCACCTTCCCCTTCTTCGAGCCCCCTCCCGCCGCCGCGCTCGAGGCCGCCGAGACCCTGCTGCGCCGCCTGGGCGCCGTGGACAAGGAGGGCCGCGTCACCCCCATGGGAGAGCGGCTGCTGCGCTTCCCCGTCCACCCGCGCCAGGCCCGCATCATCGTCGAGGGAGAGCAGCGCGGGGTGGGCGCCGATGCCACCGTGCTCGCCGCGCTCATGGGCGAGCGGGACATCCGCCGCGAGGCCCGGGCCCACCTGGGCGCGGGCTCGCGCGCCTCGGCCGTCGTCAGTGGCCCCTCGGACCTCCTGGAGCTGACCGAGCGCTTCCGCGAGGCGGAACGGGCGGACTTCGCCACCGGGCGGCTTCACTCGCTCTCCCTCGAAGCCGGGGCCGTCCAGTCCGTGGACCGCGTGCAGCGCCAGCTGCGCCGCGCCGTGCGCGACAAGGGGCCCCGGCCCAGCCGCCCCGAGGCCGTGGAAGAGGCCCTGATGCTCAGCGTGCTCGCCGGCTACCCGGACCGGGTGGCGAAGCGGCGCCGCGCCCGCTCTCCCGAGCTGCTCCTCTTCGGAGGGGGCACCGCCTCCCTCTCCGAGATGAGCGTCGTGCAGGACGCGGAGCTGATGGTGGCCGTGGACGCGGAGGAGCGCCCGGGAAAGGGCGCCGTGGTCCGCCTGGCCAGTGCCGTCGAGCCCGAGTGGCTGCTGGATCTCTATCCGGACGCACTGGAGGAGCTGGATGCCCTCCAGTGGAATGCCGAGTCCCGGCGCGTCGAGCGCATCACCCGCCTATCCTACGGCAACCTCGTCCTGGAGGAGACCCGGGCCCCCGCGCCCGCCTCGGAAGAGACCGCCCGGGTGCTGGTGGAGGCCGCGCTCGCCGCGGGCCCGGAGCGCTTCGCGGATCCCGAGGCCCTCACCCAGTGGCGCACGCGCGTGGCCCTGCTCGCCCAGGCCTTCCCCGAGGCCCGCTTCCCCACCGTCGACGCGGCCTTCCTGCGCGACTCGCTGGCCTCCCTGTGCTCGGGCGCCCGCAGCTTCGCGGACCTGGAGGGTGTCTCCCTGCTGGATGCGCTCTCCGCGCGCCTCACCTCCGAGCAGGCGCGGCTGCTGTCCAGCCACGCCCCCGAGCGCGTCACCCTGCCGGGCGGACGGGGCGTGAAGGTGAACTACGAGCCCGGCAAGCCGCCCTGGATCGAATCCCGCCTGCAGGATTTCTTCGGCATGGCCCAGGGGCCCAGCGTCGGCGCGGGCCGCGTGCCGTTGGTGCTCCACCTGCTGGCGCCCAACATGCGCGCCGTGCAAGTCACCACGGATCTGGCCGGCTTCTGGGAGCGCCACTACCCGGCCATCCGCAAGGAGCTGGGCCGCAAGTACCCCCGGCACAGCTGGCCCGAGGATCCCCGCCACGCCCAGCCTCCGGCGCCGCGGCCTCCCCGGCGGTAG
- a CDS encoding GTP-binding protein, which produces MAKEKFERNKPHVNIGTIGHVDHGKTSLTAAITKVLAKTGGATFLAYDQ; this is translated from the coding sequence ATGGCCAAGGAGAAGTTCGAGCGTAATAAACCCCACGTGAACATCGGGACGATCGGACACGTGGACCACGGGAAGACGTCGCTGACGGCCGCCATCACCAAGGTGCTGGCCAAGACCGGCGGCGCCACGTTCCTGGCCTATGACCAGAT